One window from the genome of Hoplias malabaricus isolate fHopMal1 chromosome 18, fHopMal1.hap1, whole genome shotgun sequence encodes:
- the kcnj1b gene encoding ATP-sensitive inward rectifier potassium channel 1b, whose protein sequence is MTSISIHDDIINCHLFCFFFSYKGMLQFIQKKIHDNLVERRIRRARLVTKDGHCNIQFGNVKYRSHFAYLIDFWTTFVEIRWRFVIFSFVAAFTGSWFIFGLLWYSIAKSNGDLDALDGHTKCIDNVHGLTTAFLYSLETQTTIGYGGRALTGHCVGTVVLLVVQSLMGAIINCFMCGLILAKISLPKKRAKTITFSDTAVICLKKGSLCLQIRVANLRKTLLIGSQIYGKLLRTTITPEGEPIILDQLNIDFLVDAGKDNLFFVCPLTLYHVIDSSSPFAEMAADTLQQQEFELVVFLDGVAESTSSSCQVRTSFIPREIQWGYSFLPVVSRTKGGKYRVDFSNFSKTVPVATPHCACCFLNEYNSNLILHRHGPKGIDNPGFDIASISIEDSVDNTPM, encoded by the coding sequence gcttttttttttcatataaaggAATGTTGCAGTTCATCCAGAAGAAGATTCATGATAACTTAGTGGAACGCAGGATTCGCAGGGCGCGGCTCGTGACCAAGGATGGCCACTGTAACATTCAGTTTGGGAATGTTAAATACCGCAGCCATTTTGCTTATCTGATTGACTTCTGGACCACGTTTGTTGAGATCCGATGGCGTTTTGTAATATTCTCCTTTGTTGCTGCTTTCACCGGTAGCTGGTTCATCTTTGGTCTGCTGTGGTACTCGATCGCAAAGAGCAACGGTGACTTGGATGCGCTTGATGGACACACAAAGTGCATAGACAACGTTCACGGGCTCACTACTGCCTTTCTTTACTCTTTAGAGACCCAGACCACCATCGGGTACGGTGGGCGAGCTCTGACAGGACACTGTGTAGGAACCGTGGTCCTCCTTGTAGTCCAGTCGCTCATGGGCGCCATCATAAACTGCTTCATGTGTGGCCTGATTTTGGCTAAAATATCTCTGCCCAAGAAGCGAGCCAAAACGATCACCTTCAGCGACACGGCAGTCATCTGCCTGAAGAAAGGAAGCTTGTGTCTGCAGATCCGAGTGGCCAACCTTAGGAAGACTCTTCTCATTGGGAGCCAGATCTACGGCAAGCTCCTGAGGACCACCATCACCCCGGAAGGAGAGCCTATCATCCTGGACCAGCTCAACATTGACTTTCTGGTAGATGCTGGTAAGGACAACCTCTTCTTTGTCTGCCCTTTGACACTATACCACGTGATCGACAGCTCCAGTCCCTTTGCTGAAATGGCAGCAGACACCCTCCAGCAACAGGAGTTCGAGCTGGTGGTCTTTCTGGACGGAGTGGCCGAGTCCACCAGCTCGTCCTGCCAGGTTCGCACCTCCTTCATCCCACGTGAGATCCAGTGGGGCTACAGCTTCCTGCCGGTCGTCTCCCGCACCAAAGGGGGCAAGTACAGAGTGGACTTCTCCAACTTCTCAAAGACGGTACCCGTGGCCACCCCGCATTGtgcctgctgctttctgaacgAGTACAACAGCAACCTCATTCTGCACCGGCACGGGCCAAAAGGCATCGACAACCCTGGATTTGACATTGCTTCCATCAGCATCGAGGACTCCGTGGATAATACGCCGATGTGA